Proteins encoded within one genomic window of Triticum aestivum cultivar Chinese Spring chromosome 2D, IWGSC CS RefSeq v2.1, whole genome shotgun sequence:
- the LOC123051739 gene encoding haloacid dehalogenase-like hydrolase domain-containing protein 3 isoform X2, which produces MAVARLRSATAAAAARLQPALAGRRRLGTAAAAEAPEAVVGAGSARWEPMGAREYYDYRRAIYGDITHKAILVDAAGTLLAPTEPMAQVYRTVGEKYGVKYSEDEILMRYRQAYAQPWGRSRLRYVDDGRPFWQHIVSSSTGCSDLQYFEELYHYYTTEKAWRLIDPDAKYVFEALRRAGVRTAVVSNFDTRLRPLLQALNCDHWFDAVAVSAEVAAEKPNPTIFLKACELLDVKPEEAVHIGDDRRNDLWGARDAGCDAWLWGSDVHSFKEEWHFAVGVVGDYTLQIKIWQLYAVTKISSFGATVVLQITRLGR; this is translated from the exons ATGGCGGTGGCGCGGCTGCGCTCGgcaaccgcggcggcggcggcccggctcCAGCCGgcgctcgcgggccggcggcgcctCGGGACAGCGGCCGCGGCGGAGGCCCCGGAGGCGGTCGTCGGGGCGGGCAGCGCGCGGTGGGAGCCGATGGGGGCGCGGGAGTACTACGACTACCGGCGCGCCATCTACGGCGACATCACGCACAAGGCCATCCTCGTCGACGCCGCCGGCACGCTCCTCGCCCCCACCGAGCCCATGGCCCAG GTGTACAGAACAGTAGGCGAAAAGTATGGGGTGAAGTACTCGGAGGATGAGATCTTGATGAGGTACCGGCAGGCATATGCGCAGCCATGGGGCAGATCGCGGCTTAG GTATGTTGATGATGGGAGGCCCTTTTGGCAACATATAGTTAGTTCTTCTACAGGCTGCTCAGATTTACAGTACTTTGAGGAACTTTATCATTACTATACAACTGAGAAG GCCTGGCGGCTCATTGATCCTGATGCTAAATATGTTTTTGAAGCATTGAGAAGGGCTGGTGTGAGAACAGCTGTTGTATCCAACTTTGACACCCGTCTCCGGCCACTGTTACAGGCCCTGAATTGCGATCACTGGTTCGATGCAGTTGCTGTATCTGCTGAG GTTGCAGCAGAAAAGCCAAACCCAACAATATTCCTGAAGGCCTGCGAGTTGTTGGACGTGAAGCCTGAAGAGGCTGTGCATATTGGCGACGACCGTCGGAATGATTTGTGGGGAGCTAGGGACGCAGGCTGCGATGCCTGGCTCTGGGGCAGTGATGTTCACTCCTTCAAGGAA GAGTGGCATTTCGCTGTCGGTGTAGTTGGGGAttatacactgcaaataaagatcTGGCAGCTGTATGCTGTTACCAAGATCAGTTCATTTGGAGCAACTGTTGTATTACAGATTACTCGGTTAG GTCGCTGA
- the LOC123051739 gene encoding haloacid dehalogenase-like hydrolase domain-containing protein 3 isoform X3, whose translation MAVARLRSATAAAAARLQPALAGRRRLGTAAAAEAPEAVVGAGSARWEPMGAREYYDYRRAIYGDITHKAILVDAAGTLLAPTEPMAQVYRTVGEKYGVKYSEDEILMRYRQAYAQPWGRSRLRYVDDGRPFWQHIVSSSTGCSDLQYFEELYHYYTTEKAWRLIDPDAKYVFEALRRAGVRTAVVSNFDTRLRPLLQALNCDHWFDAVAVSAEVAAEKPNPTIFLKACELLDVKPEEAVHIGDDRRNDLWGARDAGCDAWLWGSDVHSFKEVAERIGVSVGMGNNM comes from the exons ATGGCGGTGGCGCGGCTGCGCTCGgcaaccgcggcggcggcggcccggctcCAGCCGgcgctcgcgggccggcggcgcctCGGGACAGCGGCCGCGGCGGAGGCCCCGGAGGCGGTCGTCGGGGCGGGCAGCGCGCGGTGGGAGCCGATGGGGGCGCGGGAGTACTACGACTACCGGCGCGCCATCTACGGCGACATCACGCACAAGGCCATCCTCGTCGACGCCGCCGGCACGCTCCTCGCCCCCACCGAGCCCATGGCCCAG GTGTACAGAACAGTAGGCGAAAAGTATGGGGTGAAGTACTCGGAGGATGAGATCTTGATGAGGTACCGGCAGGCATATGCGCAGCCATGGGGCAGATCGCGGCTTAG GTATGTTGATGATGGGAGGCCCTTTTGGCAACATATAGTTAGTTCTTCTACAGGCTGCTCAGATTTACAGTACTTTGAGGAACTTTATCATTACTATACAACTGAGAAG GCCTGGCGGCTCATTGATCCTGATGCTAAATATGTTTTTGAAGCATTGAGAAGGGCTGGTGTGAGAACAGCTGTTGTATCCAACTTTGACACCCGTCTCCGGCCACTGTTACAGGCCCTGAATTGCGATCACTGGTTCGATGCAGTTGCTGTATCTGCTGAG GTTGCAGCAGAAAAGCCAAACCCAACAATATTCCTGAAGGCCTGCGAGTTGTTGGACGTGAAGCCTGAAGAGGCTGTGCATATTGGCGACGACCGTCGGAATGATTTGTGGGGAGCTAGGGACGCAGGCTGCGATGCCTGGCTCTGGGGCAGTGATGTTCACTCCTTCAAGGAA GTCGCTGAAAGGATCGGAGTCAGTGTTGGTATGGGCAACAATATGTGA
- the LOC123051739 gene encoding haloacid dehalogenase-like hydrolase domain-containing protein 3 isoform X1 has product MAVARLRSATAAAAARLQPALAGRRRLGTAAAAEAPEAVVGAGSARWEPMGAREYYDYRRAIYGDITHKAILVDAAGTLLAPTEPMAQVYRTVGEKYGVKYSEDEILMRYRQAYAQPWGRSRLRYVDDGRPFWQHIVSSSTGCSDLQYFEELYHYYTTEKAWRLIDPDAKYVFEALRRAGVRTAVVSNFDTRLRPLLQALNCDHWFDAVAVSAEVAAEKPNPTIFLKACELLDVKPEEAVHIGDDRRNDLWGARDAGCDAWLWGSDVHSFKEEWHFAVGVVGDYTLQIKIWQLYAVTKISSFGATVVLQITRLGAPWSLKGSESVLVWATICDSPRLLVSGLRCAWRAVSSDRCPSLLPVEYMLAEPPELQ; this is encoded by the exons ATGGCGGTGGCGCGGCTGCGCTCGgcaaccgcggcggcggcggcccggctcCAGCCGgcgctcgcgggccggcggcgcctCGGGACAGCGGCCGCGGCGGAGGCCCCGGAGGCGGTCGTCGGGGCGGGCAGCGCGCGGTGGGAGCCGATGGGGGCGCGGGAGTACTACGACTACCGGCGCGCCATCTACGGCGACATCACGCACAAGGCCATCCTCGTCGACGCCGCCGGCACGCTCCTCGCCCCCACCGAGCCCATGGCCCAG GTGTACAGAACAGTAGGCGAAAAGTATGGGGTGAAGTACTCGGAGGATGAGATCTTGATGAGGTACCGGCAGGCATATGCGCAGCCATGGGGCAGATCGCGGCTTAG GTATGTTGATGATGGGAGGCCCTTTTGGCAACATATAGTTAGTTCTTCTACAGGCTGCTCAGATTTACAGTACTTTGAGGAACTTTATCATTACTATACAACTGAGAAG GCCTGGCGGCTCATTGATCCTGATGCTAAATATGTTTTTGAAGCATTGAGAAGGGCTGGTGTGAGAACAGCTGTTGTATCCAACTTTGACACCCGTCTCCGGCCACTGTTACAGGCCCTGAATTGCGATCACTGGTTCGATGCAGTTGCTGTATCTGCTGAG GTTGCAGCAGAAAAGCCAAACCCAACAATATTCCTGAAGGCCTGCGAGTTGTTGGACGTGAAGCCTGAAGAGGCTGTGCATATTGGCGACGACCGTCGGAATGATTTGTGGGGAGCTAGGGACGCAGGCTGCGATGCCTGGCTCTGGGGCAGTGATGTTCACTCCTTCAAGGAA GAGTGGCATTTCGCTGTCGGTGTAGTTGGGGAttatacactgcaaataaagatcTGGCAGCTGTATGCTGTTACCAAGATCAGTTCATTTGGAGCAACTGTTGTATTACAGATTACTCGGTTAGGTGCACCCTG GTCGCTGAAAGGATCGGAGTCAGTGTTGGTATGGGCAACAATATGTGATTCACCACGCTTGCTTGTAAGCGGGCTCCGCTGCGCCTGGCGGGCGGTCAGTTCGGATCGCTGCCCTTCCCTTCTTCCTGTCGAGTATATGCTCGCCGAGCCCCCTGAGCTTCAATAA